The Brassica napus cultivar Da-Ae chromosome C1, Da-Ae, whole genome shotgun sequence DNA segment CCCCTGAATATGCATGATGTTTCGTACAGGCATGTGGGACCGGTTCGATCAACTGGGTTTAGGATACATCCGCGAGACAATGGACAGCCTCACTTTAAAGCAATTCACGCAGATGTAATATCACCTTGAACATATTTTCCATCTTCTAATGTCAGCTTGTTCAAGAATGGTTGTTCTTCGAGATTGGCTTTTATCTGTTAATTATGTTGATCATCATCAAGACATGCGCTTGAACATAGAGGACATGACATACGAAGTGAGTCCACAGTTACTCCTTACCAAATATCTCCATGATTAAGCTTCAAATTATAGATTTTTGCCGAATACACACTGGTTTTTCTTATTACACATCCGGAGCTTCTTGCTTTGATCGTCCATATTGCAACTCTCAAGACTGGCTTGTCAAACCAGAACCTGTTTGTCAAACCAGAATCAACCCGGAAGAAGCTCCATCAACCAATCTAGAAACAGACTCTTGTTTGATATACCAGTTAAAGCCAATAAAAATCTTAGAAACTGCATCCTTAAAGCTTATATAAACattccacacacacacacatctcTCATTATATAAACTTCAAGTTTAACTCACATGGTGTTTTGGACATGCTTTTATATAATGGTTTCATAAGAGAAACAGAGTAAACCTGTAAAAATAGTGGCTCAGTGACTAAGAAAACCGTACAGGCTTCTTTGTTCCTTGTACATTTGGTTTGCTACTCTGAAGTATAGTTTTGCATCAATCTAAAGCACCCTTTTATGTTCATAGATTATCTAATATGATCATGTAAACATAGACAGACCATTATAAAGATCTTGAGAAACCTACACCAAAAGTAACTACACAAGGGAGGAATCATCTGTTCCATAGATACTcaaactaacatagttcctctaAAATTTGAGATCAGCTTGAGCAGCAACCGATCTTATTGACCTCAGACCCGACATTAAGACTCTGTCCTTTAGGGACACCAGACcgatcatcatcaccaacatccaAAGCCTTCTTGCTAGCCACACGGTATATCTGAGAAAGCAGATGCGTGAAAGCATCCTCCACATTCAAAGCTTCCAATGCAGACGTCTCCATAAAGAAAGTCTTCTCCCTCTCAGCAAAGGCTGTCGCATCCTCGGTAGAAACAGCTCTGAGATGACGCAGATCAGCCTTGTTCCCAACGAGCATAATAACAATGTTGGCGTCATGAGTGTGGTCCCTAAGCTCCTTGAGCCATCTCTCAACGTTCTCAAAGGTCACATGCCGTGTAACATCGTACACAAGTAGAGCTCCTAGAGCTCCTCGATAGTATGCA contains these protein-coding regions:
- the LOC106380078 gene encoding ras-related protein RABA1g → MATYTADDDYDFLYKVVLIGDSGVGKSNLLSRFTRNEFSLESKSTIGVEFATRTIHVDDKIVKAQIWDTAGQERYRAITSAYYRGALGALLVYDVTRHVTFENVERWLKELRDHTHDANIVIMLVGNKADLRHLRAVSTEDATAFAEREKTFFMETSALEALNVEDAFTHLLSQIYRVASKKALDVGDDDRSGVPKGQSLNVGSEVNKIGCCSS